The Ipomoea triloba cultivar NCNSP0323 chromosome 4, ASM357664v1 DNA segment CGTTTTACAGAAGAAGCGGCAGCGCACGGTGACGGCGAGAGTTTAACGGAAGCTTTCACGGCGCTGGAGGTTCTGGCGGCTTATATATGGCGGTCGAGAATCAGAGCTCTGAAGATGAACCCCGACGGGAACACCATTCTCTGCTTGGCCGTCGGGATCAGAAAGCTACTAACCGACCCCCCTCTGCCGGCGGGGTATTACGGCAACGCTTTCGTCTCCGCCAACGCCGTTTCACAATGCAAGAGCCTCGACCGGGGCCCACTCTACAAAGTCGCGAAGATGATCAAAGAAAGCAAGAAAGCGGTTTCGAGTAACGACCAAATCCGCCGCTCGATCGACACGCTGGAGGCGTTCGTGCAGGGGAATAGGAAGGTTGACGGCGGCGGCGCGGCGTTCGTGCTGACGGATTGGAGGCAGTTAAGGTTGTCAGAGGAGGTTGAGTTCGGTTGGGGATTGTCGGTGAACATGATCCCGCTGCCGTGGGAGATGTTTGGGTATGTGGACTTGTGCATTTTCTTGCCGCCCTGCAGAGTGAACACTGCCATGGAAGGTGGAGTTAGGGTGCTGGTTTCCCTCCCCGGAGCCGCCATGGCTACGTTCAATGAAGAAATGGATGCTCTCAAGAAATGGTCCTCGGATAATGGAATGCCACGTTGCTAAATATATCAACTGCTCATTTCTGCAACATTTTcatggattggtttctttttaTTAGTGTTTGCtccattttgttttgtttttttttctttgagccttttatgctttttttttttttaaatataaatcattaaaaaagagttggtttgtTACTCATAAATTTAAATGATCTTGTAAGGGTTTGGTAAACTCGTTTCACATATTTTATACatgcatttaataatttattttggtaAAGTCACGGGTAGCTCCATTCGCTCGTTCCGGGAGGTACGGAAATTGGTCGAAGGAAAATCAAACTCGGATTATCCCGAAATTCTtctccacaaagagagctcaatTGCGATGAAATATTTTCCGTCGTAAATTCGCAACGGAATTATTTCGTTGTGATTCCGTCGCTATTCCGTCGTGAAATtttgcgacggaaaaattccgtcgcaaatcgcgaattttcttgtagtgtcCATTGGGttcaaatacataatatgttaactgtatacacataatatattaattgcatgcggatgcataatattttaacaacatattatgtgtctccagttagcatattatgtgtttgtaattaacGTGTTATATTTTGTAGTTAACGCTTCAATGTATTTATAGACAATATAAATTGTTATCTGCATGTACAAAATATATAGATACGTAATTTTTGGAACAATGTCCACAATATATAGAAGATGGATCttaatccatgatataacaattataAAGTTACAAGTGAGCTTCACCAATAACACATTCGAATAGTGATTACGCAAACTACTAAGGCTGTGTTATgaagcccgaaaaatgatttctgaaaatcattttttgggCTTCCTATGTTTGGCTACACATGAAAAAtccaaatcaatgaaaaattatttctgTAGACTGGAAAAAATCACCCCAAAATGGGTGAAAAATGGCTTCTGCCTAATTTGGACGGATGTCATTTTCCGTCGTTTCATTTCAAAGAAGAGTAACATTTTTGGCGGAAACTATACCATGGTTTCCGGCGAGAAACCAGAGCAATGTTTTGGTCCGGCAGATCTGGTTTCCGTCGAAAATCGAgggatggtttttttttttttaattataaatattatttttaatattattataaatattttaaataaaataataaaaatatataattatacaattttaatcatttttcatAAACTGAACCAAACACACGGTAAATGAAcctattttctgaaaaattactcatttttcaaaaaatatttttcaggaACCATTTTCATACTTTCCAAACGGAgcctaatttaaaaaatcaacccAAATAAAATTGAACTGAACAAAACTCTACTACGTTTTACATCCAAAGCAAATCATCAAAATCCATGAATGGAAACCAAACCCTAAATAGAGTATGAGTTCTATACGGCGTCGTTTAATCTCAATTCTATTTCCTGCGCATCACTCAGTCACTCTGCAGCTTTGCCTTCTCACATCTAGTCGTCTTCTCTCCGCGGTCGACTATTCCATTTCGCCGGTAAATTCATCAAGTGCCCTTTTTTTCTTGTTgggttttcttttctttgtggCTTCTTCCTGGAAGCATAGCCCGTGTGTATCAATTTCTTGTTTACAAACGGCATGTAGAGGCAACCTGAGAGTCGAAATGAAGCTGAAGGTAGTGTGCCGGAAAGTATATGATTATGTCCGATATGACTTGAAGGAAATTGCATTCCCTTCATCTTTACCTGACCCCCCTCATATCAAAAAGCGCAGGAAACTAACGTGGAAGGAGCGTTACCTTGTGAGTCTTCTGTAATATGTATTGCTTGTCTTATGGATTTCATTACAAATTACATTtctcttgcataaaatgtagtTGTGATTGCCTATACATTTATGGTTTCCATTCATTGTGAAGCTAGTAGATGCCTTATTGAATGACAAGAAACCCGCAATCACTACCTTAACCTGCATTGTGACCCGCCAAAGGATCGCAGGGAGTTAAACTAGCTTAAATTGTCAATAGTTTACctgctcaaaccaagaaggtcaatagttTGCTCCGGATGGGATTCCCCCCAATAGATGCCTTTGTTTCTTGAAAGATTTGTCAATTTCTTGCCAATAATGTTGTAGCTTCTCCTGcagtttaatgtttattaagGGGGTGGTTAATCTATGTTGTTGGAAATCTAATGCTGATAATGTGAAATGCCAAACACTGGTGCACAATGATCCTTGGTTTGGTGCACCCGGAGCAAGGATTGGAACTTAGACAACTATGCTTTATGGTGTTTTCTATGATGCTACCTTTGATGTTGAACTTTATTGTTCGGGTGTTGAAGGAAGCTTATGATGCTACCTTTGATGTTGAACTTTTTTGTTCAGGTGTTGAAGGAAGCTTCAAGGCTTTACGCTGCAAGCTGGGTAAGGGACATTGGCCCTGAACTCCGACCTAATGACTACAAAAAGGAGCAATATAATGAAGACATGCCTCATGAAGAAAATGGTATAGCTAAGGAGAAGGAACCCTCCACATTGGAGGACCTAGGTAAAGAACCTCAACCAGCTGattttataattcaaacaaTGTGCCCCATGTACAGTTCAATTGATTGATCAATCCAAAGTAAGGTTAATAGCTTGCTTCGCTGGTCGTCTGTGGGGATTTGAATCCTATCTAGGAGAGTGGTGTGGATTTGTCTTGTTATGGACATCAGTGTACAAGCGCTTCACCTTAGGCCAATGGAGCACATCCTGCCATTTACTCTGCCACCGTGGCTCTAGGGTAATGGATGGTGGAGGCCCTTGGGTTTGGGGTGCAAACCCATAATTCCAACAATATTTTTACAGTGGCTGACATTGCCAAAACTTCTTAAGTTAATGCTTCATCATTACCTTTGCATATACTGATATACATAGATGATAAATCTGtgcatttctttaatattttcttgGGTACAATTGAACTTGGTTTAGAGCAACATTATCAGTGGTGAATTGGACACAAATTTTTAGATGACATTAGGAGGGAGAAGATGCCAACAAAAAAAGGAAGCAAAATAATAAAAgggaaaaacaaagctttctGACACAAAATcagaaaaagcaaaaaaaaaaaataaaaaaaaaaatagaaggagTTCACGCCCCAGCTGGGGCGTGCAATGCACGCGCCAATTGGGGCGCATGCTGTCCACCACACGCAGCTATCAATGctgcttttattttcttttaccaAATTGTGGACCCCACAAATATGCAAGCTCTTGCAGGA contains these protein-coding regions:
- the LOC116015365 gene encoding uncharacterized protein LOC116015365 — encoded protein: MKLKVVCRKVYDYVRYDLKEIAFPSSLPDPPHIKKRRKLTWKERYLVLKEASRLYAASWVRDIGPELRPNDYKKEQYNEDMPHEENGIAKEKEPSTLEDLAVAARGGMETLRPALQRVYMTRASAYRDALKSFIEGYQEGIQQVMEKKEEANKSQEEKDVGKGT